From a single Lolium rigidum isolate FL_2022 chromosome 7, APGP_CSIRO_Lrig_0.1, whole genome shotgun sequence genomic region:
- the LOC124672580 gene encoding UDP-glycosyltransferase 88B1-like — protein sequence MPSANVLLLPEPGSGHLMSLIEAGKRLIGHGGSDALTVTVLIIRPATAESAAEVDAHVSRVAASGSGIRFHRLPAVDPPTDCAGNLQEFKSRYMQLQAPHVKAALADLDAAALVIDFFATAVIDAARELAVPTYVYFTSTAALLALTLRLPVLDEVVQAFDGAVDVPGMPPVPAGSVPGFLGDKKSPNYAWFVYHGRRFMDADGIIINTVGELEPGLLAAIAQGRCVPGRRAPPLYPIGPVIDLGVKESSEDCVRWLDAQPRASVVFLCFGSLGFFDVAKAHEVATGLERSGHRFMWTLRGPPVAGSRHPTDADLDELLPEGFLERTKRRGLVWPMRAPQKEILAHPAVGCFVTHCGWNSTLESLWHGVPLVPWPLYAEQHLNAFELVSDVGVAVAMEVDRKGNNFVEAEDLERAVRCLMDGSDEGLKAREKAMKMKAACRKAVEDGGSSYAALQRLRHAILRGTKCNGVASPGETHLATTS from the coding sequence ATGCCGAGCGCTaacgtcctcctcctccccgagcccggctccggccacctcatgtccctcatcgaaGCCGGCAAGCGGCTGATCGGCCACGGCGGATCGGACGCGCTCACTGTCACCGTGCTGATCATCCGCCCAGCCACGGCCGAGTCGGCTGCCGAGGTCGACGCGCACGTCAGCCGCGTCGCGGCCTCCGGGTCCGGGATCCGGTTCCACCGCCTCCCCGCCGTCGATCCACCCACGGACTGCGCCGGCAACCTGCAGGAGTTCAAGTCCCGCTACATGCAGCTGCAGGCGCCCCACGTCAAGGCCGCCTTGGCGGATCTCGACGCCGCCGCGCTCGTCATAGACTTCTTCGCCACCGCCGTGATCGACGCGGCCCGCGAGCTCGCCGTGCCCACGTACGTCTACTTCACGTCCACTGCCGCGCTGCTCGCGCTCACCCTGCGCCTGCCTGTGCTGGACGAGGTCGTCCAGGCGTTCGACGGCGCGGTAGACGTCCCGGGCATGCCGCCGGTGCCCGCGGGATCTGTCCCGGGGTTTCTGGGAGACAAGAAGAGCCCCAACTACGCGTGGTTCGTGTACCACGGCCGTCGCTTCATGGACGCCGACGGCATCATCATTAACACGGTGGGCGAGCTCGAGCCGGGGCTTCTCGCGGCGATAGCGCAAGGCCGGTGCGTCCCAGGACGACGTGCGCCGCCGCTGTACCCGATTGGCCCAGTCATCGACCTGGGCGTCAAAGAGTCGAGCGAGGACTGTGTCCGGTGGCTCGACGCGCAGCCTCGGGCGTCGGTGGTGTTCCTTTGCTTCGGGAGCCTGGGCTTTTTCGACGTGGCCAAGGCGCACGAGGTCGCCACGGGGCTGGAGCGCAGCGGGCATCGTTTCATGTGGACGCTGCGCGGCCCTCCTGTCGCCGGCTCGCGCCACCCGACGGACGCAGACCTAGACGAGCTTCTCCCGGAGGGGTTCTTGGAGAGGACCAAGAGGAGGGGCCTCGTGTGGCCGATGCGAGCCCCGCAGAAGGAGATTCTCGCTCACCCCGCCGTTGGCTGCTTCGTGACCCATTGCGGGTGGAACTCGACGCTGGAGAGCCTGTGGCATGGCGTGCCGCTGGTGCCGTGGCCTCTGTACGCAGAGCAGCACCTCAACGCGTTCGAGCTCGTTTCCGACGTGGGAGTCGCCGTGGCGATGGAAGTGGACAGGAAGGGGAACAACTTTGTGGAGGCGGAGGACCTTGAGCGGGCGGTGAGATGTCTGATGGACGGGTCGGATGAGGGTCTGAAGGCGAGGGAAAAGGCCATGAAGATGAAGGCGGCATGCAGGAAGGCTGTGGAGGACGGCGGCTCGTCCTACGCCGCGCTCCAGAGGCTGCGGCATGCAATTCTCAGGGGTACAAAGTGCAACGGCGTGGCGTCTCCAGGAGAGACGCACCTAGCTACTACATCGTGA